One segment of Triticum aestivum cultivar Chinese Spring chromosome 2A, IWGSC CS RefSeq v2.1, whole genome shotgun sequence DNA contains the following:
- the LOC123186278 gene encoding DNA topoisomerase 1 beta, translating into MPSLHGDEIDGPIAFKRSSASMKKNMPTPTRSSGTVVKPNSLGQHCQKSNLKRLRVEDVLMSDDSDDDKPIAVRMKVCERKSKEIIRKGAMPDGDSEDERPIASRKNVRERKLTTINAGGAKADGDRDQNSDDEKPLAARLAISSAAPKTGGNVSDDDSEDDKPLTARFNLVTGGASRNSVERRGGRSDQTVSALNKDRWPSDASDSSSVESEPKDEPEHDGRKKWSTLVHNGVVFPPPYKPHGVKMLYHGRPVDLTPEQEEVATMFAVMKDTEYASKETFITNFFTDWRKILGKTHIITEFELCDFTPIYEWHFREKEKKSHMTSEEKKALQEEKSKQVEKFMWAFVDGVKEKVGNFRVEPPGLFRGRGEHPKMGRLKRRIRPSDITINIGEEAPVPVCPTPGESWKEVKHDKTVTWLASWNDPINEKDIKYVFLAASSSLKGQSDKEKYEKARKLKDYIGSIRANYTKDFSSNDQRKKQIAVATYLIDKLALRAGNEKDEDEADTVGCCTLKVENVTCLPPNKLQFDFLGKDSIRYYNTVEVELAVYEAIKEFCAGKKKGGNVFDKLDTTKLNAHLKNLMPGLTAKVFRTYNASITLDTFLNKETTDGTVDEKAKVYQRANKEVAIICNHQRAVPKSHDSQMNKLNEKINELTAQRDQLNVELEKANKLVSKRAKKRKLVGSDGDAKRRRKLTPEMLQKKLSQVETRIVETDNHKNNKEDLKTVALGTSKINYLDPRITVAWCKTHEVPIDRDKIFTKTILEKFAWAMDVDPDFRF; encoded by the exons ATGCCGTCTCTCCACGGCGATGAAATCGACGGTCCAATTGCCTTCAAGAGGTCAAGTGCCTCTATGAAGAAGAACATGCCCACTCCCACCCGCTCATCAGGAACTGTAGTGAAGCCAAACAGTCTTGGACAACATTGTCAGAAGAGTAACCTGAAAAGACTACGTGTGGAAGATGTCCTCATGTCGGATGATTCAGACGATGACAAACCTATTGCAGTAAGGATGAAGGTTTGTGAGAGGAAATCAAAGGAAATCATTAGAAAAGGTGCCATGCCAGATGGTGATTCTGAGGATGAGAGACCGATTGCATCAAGGAAAAATGTTCGTGAGAGGAAATTGACGACAATCAATGCAGGAGGTGCCAAGGCAGATGGTGATCGTGACCAAAATTCAGATGATGAGAAACCGCTGGCCGCGAGATTGGCCATTAGCAGCGCTGCTCCAAAAACCGGAGGCAATGTCTCTGATGATGATTCAGAGGATGACAAGCCACTGACTGCCCGTTTTAATCTTGTTACCGGGGGTGCATCCAGAAACTCAGTCGAAAGGAGAGGTGGTCGTAGTGATCAAACAGTCTCCGCTCTTAATAAGGACAGGTGGCCTTCAGATGCTTCTGACTCGTCGAGTGTCGAAAGCGAACCCAAGGATGAACCCGAGCACGATGGTCGAAAGAAATGGTCTACTTTGGTGCACAATGGTGTGGTCTTTCCTCCTCCGTACAAGCCTCATGGTGTCAAGATGCTTTACCATGGGCGGCCTGTTGATCTGACCCCAGAACAGGAGGAG GTTGCAACCATGTTTGCTGTGATGAAAGACACAGAGTACGCATCCAAGGAAACATTTATCACCAATTTTTTCACCGATTGGAGAAAAATTCTTggtaaaacacatatcatcacagagTTCGAGCTTTGTGATTTCACACCGATCTATGAATGGCATTTCCGAGAGAAGGAGAAGAAAAGCCACATGACATCAGAG GAGAAGAAAGCATTGCAGGAAGAGAAATCGAAACAAGTAGAGAAGTTTATGTGGGCTTTTGTAGACGGTGTTAAAGAGAAG GTTGGCAATTTCAGAGTAGAACCACCTGGCTTGTTCAGGGGACGTGGAGAGCATCCAAAG ATGGGAAGATTGAAGCGACGCATCCGACCAAGTGATATTACGATAAACATCGGAGAAGAGGCTCCCGTCCCAGTGTGCCCTACACCTGGAGAAAG CTGGAAAGAAGTGAAACATGATAAAACTGTTACATGGTTGGCCTCTTGGAACGATCCAATAAACGAAAAAGACATCAAGTACGTTTTCCTTGCGGCAAGCAGCTCACTAAAGGGACAGAGTGACAAGGAGAAATATGAGAAGGCCCGGAAACTGAAG GATTACATAGGCAGTATTCGGGCAAATTACACCAAGGATTTCAGCAGCAATGATCAGAGGAAGAAACAAATTGCAGTGGCAACATACCTTATAGATAAACTAGCCCTTAGGGCAGGCAATGAAAAG GATGAGGATGAGGCAGATACTGTTGGTTGTTGTACACTTAAGGTTGAAAATGTTACTTGTTTGCCTCCAAACAAGCTTCAG TTTGACTTTCTTGGTAAAGATTCTATAAGATACTATAACACTGTAGAGGTTGAACTAGCTGTATACGAGGCTATTAAGGAATTCTGTGCAG GTAAAAAGAAGGGAGGAAATGTCTTTGACAAGCTTGATACAACTAAACTAAATGCTCATCTCAAGAACTTAATGCCTGGCCTGACTGCAAAAGTCTTTCGTACATACAATGCTTCCATCACTTTGGACACCTTC TTGAACAAAGAAACAACAGATGGAACCGTTGATGAAAAGGCTAAAGTCTATCAACGAGCAAATAAAGAG GTTGCTATAATCTGCAACCATCAGCGTGCTGTCCCAAAATCACATGATTCCCAGATGAATAAGTTGAATGAAAAGATTAATGAATTAACG GCTCAGAGGGATCAGTTGAACGTAGAATTGGAGAAAGCAAATAAACTTGTGTCTAAAAGAGCAAAGAAACGAAAGCTTGTAGGCTCTGATGGAGATGCGAAGCGAAGGAGAAAATTGACCCCTGAAAT GTTGCAGAAGAAGTTATCGCAGGTTGAAACTAGGATAGTGGAAACGGATAACCACAAGAACAACAAAGAAGATTTGAAGACAGTGGCACTAGGCACATCAAAGATTAACTACCTTGATCCTAGAATTACTGTGGCGTGGTGCAAAACCCATGAAGTTCCTATTGACAGGGATAAG ATTTTCACCAAGACAATTCTGGAGAAATTTGCATGGGCAATGGATGTCGACCCAGATTTCAGATTCTAA